From one Lycium barbarum isolate Lr01 chromosome 6, ASM1917538v2, whole genome shotgun sequence genomic stretch:
- the LOC132645880 gene encoding cation/calcium exchanger 5, with translation MAFNFSCFNTIVTSLILIITILFFFIVIPLPQYSPNPILKSPHRSILEEKSNLFVCLPSNITDSNGIFNYFSIHYCLFQENPFFSIPFFALCVFLQFYILIKTAQDYFSVVVTKLSTHLRLSPSMGAVTLLALGNGAPDVFASVAAVRGGQARTGFGAILSAGTFVSAFVVGFVAIYAAPFAVDPAPFVRDVMFYLTAALFLFYVYLSAEIFLWQAIGFVAFYLFFVGFVFWMDLGMGGVKDKGGKFGGEVSLVRSDEVHIGIVELDSEKGKVLGTVENGKKQTTGSWQVFGKVSLIWETPVSMVLRLTIPQTAPSEWSRFYLSANIALCPLLLLFSCKSFVPLNHPISFLISDTHFPLWFIVLCASCTLAILHYIVEKEAPKTEQMPAVVIAFVMSVFWISTVAGELLNCLAVLGVLLKLPAAFLGLTVLAWGNSVGDLVADVAVARAGQPAMAMAGCFAGPMFNMLFGLGTALVMQTANVYPKAYELHLHVSIVVAFIFLLLSLMGSLLLVTWNRFRVPRFWGFCLVALYVVFMVISLVIAKFSA, from the exons ATGGCCTTCAATTTTTCCTGTTTCAACACCATTGTAACTTCACTGATTCTCATCATCACTATCCTTTTTTTCTTCATAGTCATCCCACTTCCCCAATATTCCCCAAATCCAATTCTCAAATCTCCACACAGGTCCATTCTTGAAGAAAAATCCAATCTTTTTGTGTGCTTGCCTAGCAATATCACTGACTCTAATGGAATCTTTAACTACTTTTCCATACACTATTGTCTCTTCCAAGAAAACCCATTTTTCTCCATCCCCTTTTTTGCCTTATGTGTGTTTCTACAATTCTATATCCTCATCAAGACTGCCCAAGATTACTTTTCTGTTGTGGTTACTAAGCTTTCTACACATCTTAGGTTGTCACCTTCAATGGGTGCAGTGACCCTTTTGGCTTTAGGTAATGGTGCACCTGATGTTTTTGCATCTGTGGCTGCAGTTAGGGGAGGTCAAGCAAGGACTGGTTTTGGTGCTATTCTTTCAGCAGGGACATTTGTTTCTGCTTTTGTGGTTGGATTTGTGGCGATTTACGCGGCGCCTTTTGCTGTTGATCCTGCTCCTTTTGTGAGGGATGTGATGTTTTATTTGACTGCTGCCTTGTTTCTTTTTTATGTCTACTTAAGTGCTGAGATTTTCCTCTGGCAAGCTATTGGTTTCGTCGCGTTTTATCTCTTTTTCGTTGGATTTGTGTTTTGGATGGACTTGGGGATGGGTGGTGTGAAAGATAAGGGTGGTAAGTTTGGAGGTGAGGTGAGTTTGGTTAGAAGTGATGAAGTTCATATAGGGATTGTTGAGTTGGATTCCGAAAAAGGCAAAGTTTTGGGTACTGTGGAAAATGGAAAGAAGCAAACTACAGGTTCCTGGCAAGTATTTGGAAAG GTCTCACTAATCTGGGAAACTCCTGTTTCAATGGTCCTTAGGCTCACTATACCACAGACTGCACCTTCTGAATGGAGTAGATTCTATCTATCTGCCAACATTGCTCTTTGCCCCCTCCTACTTCTGTTTTCCTGCAAATCTTTCGTGCCACTAAATCATCCAATCTCTTTCCTAATCTCAGACACCCATTTTCCTCTTTGGTTCATTGTACTTTGTGCTAGTTGTACTTTGGCTATTCTTCATTACATTGTTGAAAAGGAGGCCCCTAAAACTGAGCAAATGCCTGCAGTTGTTATAGCATTTGTGATGAGTGTATTTTGGATCTCCACAGTTGCTGGGGAACTCCTCAACTGTCTTGCAGTTCTAGGAGTGCTCCTAAAGCTGCCTGCTGCCTTTCTTGGTTTAACGGTGCTTGCATGGGGAAACTCAGTTGGTGATCTTGTTGCTGACGTGGCTGTTGCAAGGGCTGGCCAGCCGGCCATGGCCATGGCTGGATGTTTTGCTGGGCCGATGTTCAACATGCTTTTCGGGCTTGGAACTGCTTTGGTTATGCAGACAGCAAATGTATATCCGAAAGCTTATGAGCTTCATCTCCACGTCAGTATCGTGGTTGCTTTTATTTTCTTGCTATTGAGCTTGATGGGATCTCTGCTGTTAGTGACTTGGAATAGATTCCGGGTCCCAAGATTCTGGGGATTCTGCCTAGTAGCACTTTACGTTGTTTTTATGGTAATAAGCCTGGTCATTGCCAAGTTCTCTGCCTGA
- the LOC132645882 gene encoding alpha-crystallin domain-containing protein 22.3: MMDPHWRASHTPLPNYGENNGSIPLHPEPLLATPISCVPYTGPPLPDNYPASASPDINAGSVPVEVDTASSSTHIITHQPAMVFFTACPAKEEWDNLINRAKGGVALTGSALLGKFGQLIGSVDIHESEDDYVFRVSLPGVARDEKVFRCDVGPNGRIVIKGVIVTGENMVCRDNMVFKMQTHNLCPPGEFSVSFQLPGPIDHQHLKCVFGSDGIFEGVVKKKRQQ; the protein is encoded by the exons ATGATGGATCCTCATTGGAG AGCATCTCACACCCCCTTGCCGAATTATGGCGAAAATAATGGTTCGATTCCGCTGCATCCTGAACCGCTTTTGGCGACCCCCATTAGTTGTGTTCCATACACTGGCCCTCCTCTACCGGACAATTATCCTGCTTCAGCATCACCAGATATTAATGCTGGTTCAGTTCCCGTTGAAGTCGATACAGCTTCATCGTCCACGCATATCATCACTCATCAGCCTGCGATGGTTTTTTTCACTGCTTGTCCAGCCAAAGAGGAGTGGGATAATCTCATAAATCGTGCTAAGGGTGGGGTTGCTCTTACTGGATCGGCTTTGTTGGGAAAGTTTGGACAACTTATTGGATCAGTTGATATTCATGAATCTGAGGATGACTATGTATTTCGTGTTTCACTCCCTGGTGTCGCAAGGGACGAAA AGGTCTTTCGCTGTGATGTTGGACCTAATGGTAGAATTGTCATAAAAGGAGTGATCGTGACCGGAGAGAACATGGTTTGCAGGGACAATATGGTTTTTAAGATGCAAACTCACAACCTATGCCCACCAGGAGAATTTTCTGTTTCATTCCAGCTACCAGGTCCAATTGATCATCAACACTTAAAATGTGTTTTTGGATCTGACGGGATTTTTGAAGGAGTTGTTAAGAAAAAAAGACAACAGTGA